The Mucilaginibacter rubeus genomic interval TTCTGCGATGTTCATACGCAGCAACTCTTCTTTTGTATAGCCCAAAACCCTGCAGGCTTCTATGTTTGCATCCGTTAAATTTCCCTGGTCATCGTGGACCAGGATACCATCTGAATTATCTTCAAAATAAGCAATATATTGCTCCTGCCCCTTCGGCAATTTCTCATTAGCAGAGCGGGGGAATTGGCTCTCACTTGTAATCATAGACTAAAAAGGTGTTGGGTACTAAGATAAGAACACCTTCAAAATGAAGCTAAATTTAAGTTACAACCTATAGTTGTTTAATGAGATAGCTAAATCAATTTTAACCCCGGTAAAAGTGCTTTTACCGGGGTTAAATTATAAAGTTAGCCGTTTTCCCTTTTGTGAGATTTTTATGTGATAGCGGTTGGATTTATTGCTAACAAGGAGTCATGACGTTAACAGGTAAATAATTACCAAGAATCAAAACATTCCCTTAAAGGCAGCGAATCGTTCCGCCATCTACACGAAGTACCGAACCGCTGATATAGTCGGCAAAAGAGCTGCACAGATAGGCTACGGCACCTGCAACTTCCTGAGGTTCACCAAACCTGCCGGTATCGTTAGGGATCAGTTCCTGCACGGCTTTATATTTTATTTCTTCCGGATCGGTTCCCCAGCCAAATTTTGGCGCCGCGTTTTGTAACCACTCCTCAACCATCGGGTTGATGATTGCACCCGGCGAAACAACATTGGATGTACTACCAGAATCTTTGAGGCTCCTGGCCAGGGAAACCGACATGTTGTGGCGGGCAGCCAGTGTAGCGTTATAATGAGGCTGTTCCTTTATCGGTTGTATGGCAAGTCCCCCGCCGATATGGATCACCCTTCCCCATCCGAGTTTCTTCATCTGCGGAACTATCCGCTGTACCATCCGCACGTAAGAAACTACGTTATTATTGTATATCGACAACCAGTCTTCGGTGGTGGCTTCCCCCCATGATTTGTGGGAAGTTTCACCTGCATTATTAACCAGGATATCTATTTGCCCTGATTTAAGCGCGGCTGTTGCCACAGCATCGGCACCCTCATCTGTCGAAAGGTCGCCTATTGCCAATTCAGCTAATCCACCCGCATTCAATATAGCATTTACCACCTCGCCTGCCTTTTCGCTGTTACGGCCATGAATAATAACTGTTGCGCCTTCACTTGCAAGCAGTTTTGCAATTGCTTCACCTAATCCGGAACTTGAGCCGGTAACCAGGGCACGTTTGCCCTTTAATTTTAAATCCATTTTATTATTTTTATTAGTTTATAGATATTTCTTGTTTGGCGCATAACCAAACGACTTTTTATAAGCAAATGAGAAGTGCGACAGATCCTCAAATCCTAAATCGAGGTAGATATCTGAGGGTTTTTCCCGTTTCTCCTCAATCAGGAACCGAGCTTCCTGCAATCGTTTTTGGACAAGCCAACGGCTCGGGCTGATTTGAAACAGCTTCTCGAAATCACGCTTAAATCCGGAAAGGCTCCGCCCTGTCAAAAACGCGAACCGATCAATGCTCACATTGTACCGGTAATGGCTGTTCATAAATGCCTGCAGATCTATTTTGCCGGGCTCACTGAAATCAAACAGGATATTTTTGAATGCAGAATCGTTTTGAATGAGCAATAAGATCAACTCTCGTGTTTTCAGTGCTACAATCCGCTCATCTGGTTGCCCCTGTTGCAGGTATGGTACAAGGGAATCGGCAAAGCCTTTGAGCAGGCTACTTGGTCTAATCAGCATAGACCCGCCAGATTGATCACCTTCATCGGCCACCAAGCCATATAGACCACTCATTTCGCGTAGCGTGGCCTGGTCAATATGCACCGCGACGGATTTGAAACTACCGCCAACCGGGCTCTTGACATACCTGGACAACTGGTTTCTTTTGAAAAACCGGAAGTCGCCGGCACTAAAAATGTATTTTTTATCACCCAGCCATACCTCGTTAGTCCCGCTAATGATGTAACTGAAAATATGATCGGTGACAAAAGCCTCACCCTCTATTTTATTCCCCGAATAAGAATTTAATAACAATCTCGGGCCGCGGCCCGCTTGCTTTTCATGGCCTTCCGGGTTTTTATTCTGACATTCCATGATTTTCATTTGATTTCGGGAACAAAGTTCGGCAATAGCGTGCCACGGCGTTTTGTTAGAAAGCCCAGATTGCTTTGTTGAAAAGTCCAACAGTAGATTTACAGGCGTAATTCGATGGCTATCCTGAAGATTTCAGAAAGGACTGTAAGTTGTTAAAGGGGCTATTTAAACCGGCAAAGCCGGGATAAATGTAATGGAGATTCGGGTGCCGCCTAAATTCTCAAATTTGATAGCCGCATTGATCTCGGCACTCAACCCCTTCATTAACTCCATCCCGAGCGAGTTATAATCTTTGCTGAAAGGATCGTCTGCAAGGCCTATACCATTATCCCAAATTTGAAGTTTTATCCGGCCGTTGTCGTCAATCAGCATAACTTGAACTTCACCTGATTTGTAGCCCGGAAATGCATATTTAATGGCGTTGGTAACTGCCTCGTTGATGATCAGGGCCAGAGGGATAGCATAGGAAATATCAAGCGCCACCGGGTCGATGTTAAACTTAAAATTAACAAAACCCTCAACGCCAAAACTTTCTTCCAGGTTATTGATAAGCTCGGGTATGTACTCAGCCATATCAATTGTTTTGACATGATCTGTTTTATATAACTTTTGATGGATCAGAGACATCGCGAAGATCCGGTGCTGACAGCTTTCAACAGCTTGTAAGGCATCATTTTCAAGATATTTCGCCTGAGATTCCAGCAAACAGACAACGGTATGCAAATTGTTTTTTACGCGGTCATGCACTTCTTTTAACAGCCATTCCTTCTCGCGGATCAAATACTGAAGCATTTCATTTTTACGGTCAATCAGCTCGTTATTTCTTTTTGTAGCCGCCCATTGCCGGTAAATAAGTACCACAATGAGTAACAACAACACTGAACCGATGACAGTCCGGATCCGGACAGAACTGGCATGTGCCAGGTTCAATTGCCTAACCCGGGCCGAGTTTTTCAGCTCTTTGATATACTTATTCTTTTGTTCTGTAGCATATGCGATCTGCAACGCATTAATCTGCCTGTTCTTGACCGAATTGAACATCGAGTCTTTTATCGCATCACTCCGCCGTAAATAGGAAATAGCACTTTGGTAATTCCCTGTGGCAGAATCTACCCTGAAAAGCAAGAGGGTAACATCCCGAATATTCTTTGCATTACCACCCGTTTCATATTGCTTCAGCGCCTTCAGCAGGTAGGATTTTGCTGTGCCATATTGCTTTTTCAGGAGATAGAAGTTCCCGGCAGATTGATTTTTCTCCGCTTCACTATCTGCCAGCAGGCAGGAATGGCATTTTTGTGCCATCCCGGTTATGCCGAATAACAGTAAGAAAATGATTGTGATAAATGTTCTCATGGTGGTTTTCGGAATGCTGACCTGTTTCTGCCTGCGAGCTTTATAGGTTTAGGTATAAATTTCTTTTCGATCAGAAAATTTGCTTTTAGTAAAATCAGCGTTCTTTTAAGCATTAACCAAACTGTTTGGAAATACCCAGTTTAATCATTCTTGATTTAAGCGTTGAGGAATTGATGTTAAGTAGTTCCGCGGCACCTCCGGTACCGTATACTTTCCAGTTGCACCTTGCCAGTGTATCCAGGATATGGTCACGTTCATTATCAGCAAAGGTTTTGATGCCTCGTTCTTTAGCATTACCGGCTACGGGCGACGGCTTCAATACGGGCAGGTTCACCTGGTTTATGATGTGCCCGTCACAAAGCAGCACAGAACGTTCAATAAGATTAATAAGTTGCCGTATATTGCCTGGCCATGGGTAACCGAGCAGCACCTTCTTAACCGGATCAGAAAATCCCGTGATATTTTTTTTATTGGCAGCTGCAAACACACTAAGATAATGCTCCGCAATTGGCATAATATCCGCTTTTCGTTCCCGCAATGGCGATAATTCTATCGGGAATACGTACAAACGGTAATAAAGATCAAGCCTGAACCTGCCCGCGGCAATCTCTTCTTCCAGGTTCCTGTTGGTTGCCGCAATGATCCGGACATTGACATTCTTCCGCTTTCCACCAACCGGGCAGATCTCTTTTTCCTGCAAAACCCGAAGTAGTTTAGATTGAATTTCCAGCGGCATCTCACCTATCTCATCCAAAAAAATGGTACCGTTTTCTGCCTGTTCAAACTTACCTATCCGTTTATCTACCGCCCCGGTAAAGCTTCCCCTTTCATGCCCAAAAAGCTCAGATTCGATAAGTGTAGGCGATACGGCGGCACAATCAACAATAATGACCGGTTTTTTACTGCGGGCCGAATGGTTATGAATAGCCCTTGCTACTAACTCTTTGCCTGTTCCGCTCTCACCCAGTATCAGCACCGGGCTTTCTGCTGTCGCTGCTATCTGTATCAGCCTTGTAATATCTTTCAAGCCTGAGCTTTTTCCCGCCATTCCGAAATTACCCGTGCCGGCGCCTTTTAAATCAGTAGGGCTTTTATATACCTTGGAAACTTTGGCAAGCGAAAGATGCTCGGCATGTAGGTTGGTAGCTATATCAAGCATGGCCAGTACATCTTTTTCGCGAAAAGGTTTAACCAGGAATCCGTATGGCGAGGTTTGCTTTGCAAGCCTAAAAGTCCGTTCGTCCGAATTGGCCGAAAGATAAATGAAAGGTATATTACGTTCCTTAATTATCGGCGCCAGATCAATGCCTGTCTTTTCACCTTTTAAAAAGATATCCAACAGCACAAGATCCGGCAGATCGGAATTAAGGGTGTTCAGCGCTTCGTCAAAAGAGCGGGCAACAGGGCAAACAGCATAGCCCGCTCCCTCTAATACTTTACGTAAATTATTTGCCTCTATAAACTGGTCTTCTACTATTAATATTTTACTTTTCATGTCGATGTTTTCTGAATTCCGGCCCTGTGTGTATTCCCTGTTTTAGGGAGACAAACCGGACTGCTTTAAAAAATATAATATCACCTGCAGCGCGCTAATTATTTAGTGCACTGCCTAAAACCGACTCGCGGTAAATACAAATGCTATGCCGGATGGTATCTGCCTAATAGTCAAAAAAGTGTATCAATACTGAAATCATAGAATCACGAAGTATCATGATTTCAACATGAGATTTAATGATAAGAACACTTATCCCCCTATTTTAGCTATTCCCACAGATGCCCCTCTGTTTTAACCTCGTCTTATGATACCCTGGCCATACCTCGGCTTCTTCAGTGTTCGATCAATGTTGCGAGCGCTCCGTTACCGGTTACTATCAATGCTTCCTTATCAAAATTATTACGGGGGAGACAGGTTACTATGATCCGGGTTCCGTCATGCGTCTCAAAACTGATCTCGGCATCTATATCCTGCGACAAGCCCCTCATCAGTTCGATGCCTAATGATTGATTAGTATGCTCATTGAAATTGCGGGGCATTCCTATCCCGTTATCAGCTATTGTCAAAACCACCTCGTTGTTATATTGATATAATATAACCGAGATAGTGCCACCTCCCACAGGAAAAGCATATTTGATGGCATTGGTTACCGCTTCGTTAATGATCAGCCCAAAGGGTATAGCATAGGCCACATTAAGAAACACAGGGGCTATATCGATATTAAAGGAAACCCGGTCTGCAAGATCAAAACTCCGCTCCAGGTTAAAAATGAGTTCGGGAATGTACTCGGCCATATTGATGGTTT includes:
- a CDS encoding SDR family NAD(P)-dependent oxidoreductase, encoding MDLKLKGKRALVTGSSSGLGEAIAKLLASEGATVIIHGRNSEKAGEVVNAILNAGGLAELAIGDLSTDEGADAVATAALKSGQIDILVNNAGETSHKSWGEATTEDWLSIYNNNVVSYVRMVQRIVPQMKKLGWGRVIHIGGGLAIQPIKEQPHYNATLAARHNMSVSLARSLKDSGSTSNVVSPGAIINPMVEEWLQNAAPKFGWGTDPEEIKYKAVQELIPNDTGRFGEPQEVAGAVAYLCSSFADYISGSVLRVDGGTIRCL
- a CDS encoding AraC family transcriptional regulator yields the protein MKIMECQNKNPEGHEKQAGRGPRLLLNSYSGNKIEGEAFVTDHIFSYIISGTNEVWLGDKKYIFSAGDFRFFKRNQLSRYVKSPVGGSFKSVAVHIDQATLREMSGLYGLVADEGDQSGGSMLIRPSSLLKGFADSLVPYLQQGQPDERIVALKTRELILLLIQNDSAFKNILFDFSEPGKIDLQAFMNSHYRYNVSIDRFAFLTGRSLSGFKRDFEKLFQISPSRWLVQKRLQEARFLIEEKREKPSDIYLDLGFEDLSHFSFAYKKSFGYAPNKKYL
- a CDS encoding sensor histidine kinase — protein: MRTFITIIFLLLFGITGMAQKCHSCLLADSEAEKNQSAGNFYLLKKQYGTAKSYLLKALKQYETGGNAKNIRDVTLLLFRVDSATGNYQSAISYLRRSDAIKDSMFNSVKNRQINALQIAYATEQKNKYIKELKNSARVRQLNLAHASSVRIRTVIGSVLLLLIVVLIYRQWAATKRNNELIDRKNEMLQYLIREKEWLLKEVHDRVKNNLHTVVCLLESQAKYLENDALQAVESCQHRIFAMSLIHQKLYKTDHVKTIDMAEYIPELINNLEESFGVEGFVNFKFNIDPVALDISYAIPLALIINEAVTNAIKYAFPGYKSGEVQVMLIDDNGRIKLQIWDNGIGLADDPFSKDYNSLGMELMKGLSAEINAAIKFENLGGTRISITFIPALPV
- a CDS encoding sigma-54-dependent transcriptional regulator; the protein is MKSKILIVEDQFIEANNLRKVLEGAGYAVCPVARSFDEALNTLNSDLPDLVLLDIFLKGEKTGIDLAPIIKERNIPFIYLSANSDERTFRLAKQTSPYGFLVKPFREKDVLAMLDIATNLHAEHLSLAKVSKVYKSPTDLKGAGTGNFGMAGKSSGLKDITRLIQIAATAESPVLILGESGTGKELVARAIHNHSARSKKPVIIVDCAAVSPTLIESELFGHERGSFTGAVDKRIGKFEQAENGTIFLDEIGEMPLEIQSKLLRVLQEKEICPVGGKRKNVNVRIIAATNRNLEEEIAAGRFRLDLYYRLYVFPIELSPLRERKADIMPIAEHYLSVFAAANKKNITGFSDPVKKVLLGYPWPGNIRQLINLIERSVLLCDGHIINQVNLPVLKPSPVAGNAKERGIKTFADNERDHILDTLARCNWKVYGTGGAAELLNINSSTLKSRMIKLGISKQFG